The DNA sequence GTGTGCATGGCACAAAAAAATCAACCCCTAGTGATTGATGGTGAAACTTTGAGCTTTCTTCAACCTGTACAGCCAGAAGCATTACTCCATTAGAAAGTTGGACGGTCATCTTCGAACAGCGCCTTtcctttttattcttattttttcctttgattgtaaattattttcttttattgtatattatttCCTGACATGCAGGAATGGCTAAAACAAACAGTTGTTTTGAGGATCTGTCTAGCCAGAGGGAGCACAGTATTCAATGTAAAAATTTTGTCAACtttcattctttttgttttggtcgTCTTGGTTAACTTCCATTCTATGAAACAGTGAAATTATCAGAGGCTAAACATTGCTGAACCTAATTTCAAATCCCATATACTTTTCGAAAGGTTCTTTTTGatgaaaactttttaaaaggATAGGATCTTCCTTATGGCAAAAATGTCTCCAACCATGGCGGTTGAATTGTCACTTACACATGGAGTGAAAAATAAGCTGAGGATCCACatctaaaatataatgtaatttgaTAACTGGGTCTAATCTAatagtatataattatttaaatttaaatagactATAATTTCTTATGACATTGAAGATTTATGCATATTTTAAGAAGGGTCCCTGCACAACATGTATGTCAAGAAGCCCCAAAAACAAGTTATTTTTACCAACGGGAAGGCAATCGTCAATTCACATTACATACTGAAGCAAGCAGGTCGCTTACACCTGGATCATAATTATACCAAAAATGTAAGAACAAATATCCTAGTGAACTCAAAACAACAATTTGGGTCGTCCATACAAGTTTTCATCTCTTAAACAAGCAATTTCACCATGACTTGCCTTTTGACTTGAATCTATAAATTATAAGCCTTCAGATACTGCATTGAAAGGCAGCTTGCAGATAGAAAGTTGTCTACCACAAACTGTTATAGAAATAAATTTAGACAACTACAGCAGTCGTATTTGCACCCAGAACCTGATCAATTATTACCGCTTGAGCTGCCTCCTGGCCAAAGCAGGAGCTTTTTTAGGAATGTATACCTTGTAGCTCACCTGGGCAGGATTATCAGAAATAAAAcgataaacaaaagaaaagattaaATCCAGACAGTAAAAAATATACCCCACTAAATTAAATGACTAAAGCCTACTTGTTATagtaaatttgaaaatctaCAACGGACCAGATAACCTACCTGTACCATTTCTCCACCCCGCATTACAGACATAGTCTTCTGCTCAAACTGTGAGCCATCCTTAACCTCATCTTGCATTATATCCGACCTATTCTCTCCCGTGGCAGAATTAAGGCAGGTCGAAGGCTCAGGAGCACCTGAACCACTTGTATTATTGACATCTAaaccattattattgttacttctATTAAAAGTTGGAGCAGTTTTAGCAGCAGTCTCATCTGGACTACTTTTACTAACCAACACCTTTCCACCAGGATGTTCCTGCGAAACAAGTGCTTGCTGAATAGTGGAGTGAGTTTTTGATGAATGACGCACCACTACTGCTGTAGCCAACTTTGGTTGTACAGTACCAGTGCTTTTTACCTTTTCATTAGGATTACCAGAAATGGTCATCTGCTCTGTTGGATGACCAATATTCTGTTTGGCAGAAACAGACAGAGATTCATTGCCACCAGTATTCCCATCTAGAACATTTTCATCATTTTGGGAAGAACATGCGACATCTTTCCCAACAGTAGGAACTCTTATCACTTTTACTAATTTAGTTTTGTTTGAACCAACCACTTCAGCATCATCCTCCTTGGAGGACTTTGCACCAACCAATCTAGGACCATCCGTCTTAAGGAACTTGTTTTGAACGGATTCAGGTTTCAGAGATGATGAGTGATTCACATcaccataatttttatttttctggttaGCGGCAGTTTTTTCAATTGTCTGGAGCCCTCCTCGGTATCTTTTTAAATTCTCCAAAGCTCTTTGTCTTAAAAGTGACTCCAAGTCATCACCACTCTGACTACTAATAGCTCCAGAGACCTCACTCACTTTTTCATTCACTGGATGATTTATCTGAAGTTCATCACAGGCAGGGATACTTCCATTATATTGGCCCTCACCATGGTTTTCAACTTTGGAGATTCTAACATCTGAGACAACAGCTTCATCCCCTTGAACATTCTCTAACCCCAAGTCCTTCTCAGATCCAACATGTGAATAATAATCTCCCTCCCTCTTGCTTCCCCCTTCATTACTATCATTGCTTCTACAGGAAGGATAATCATCATTAAAGTATATAATCTCTTCTTTATGTTCATCCCTATTTAACTCTCTGCCCTCATTGTCCTTTTCAGTAACAGTAATAACTGATCGCAACCGCCTAAAAGTGTTCTCACCCAACACCTTCTGATCACTCTGATAATCACTACTTTCACTACAACTGCATAAAGAACGACTCCTTGACCTATATCTACTCCTTTTACTCCTGATTTTAACCTCCTCCAAATTTCTTTTATGTCTCTCATCTTTTCTATGCCTGCTTGTATACCTTTTAGTTTCAATCTCATGACTGCTAATACTCCGATCTGAACAAGTTGAGCAGCTCAAAGACCTGCTACTTGTGGAACTATCACTAGCATATCTCCTAGGCTTCTTCTTTGCATGGATTTTTTTCTTAGCCTCgtaatcatattttttctttgacCTTTTTCTCTTCCCTACATGGGGGGAATCCTCACTACTTTCAGGGCTACTTGAGCGATTTCGAGTCCTCTTCTTACCTATCACATCCTTTCGAGTTCGAGAACGAGCCCTTTTGCCTCTATGGTTATCATCCTCAGAACTAGAAGAGTAGGATGAAACTGACACTGAAGTTCTTGAATCATCATCGGAGTTATCATGACGGCGAAGCTTCTTGGATTCATATCTCCTCCTCctattcttattctttttcttcattcgAGCCTAAACCAACCACATAATGTATTAAcatacaaatattttaattgaaaaagaaaatttacccaacataccaaaaataaaaccaaactaaagaaataacaactaaattagaaattcaatattatatatatatatatatatacatttgcatatatattatatgtgcgTGTATCTACATATTTGGATGTATATGTATGCATGCATCAATCATCAATGTGCCTAATTTATTGGGTTCCGTAGTGTTTAAGCTTCCACTTTCGCTATATGGGACCACAAACAGGAAATAGTGAaccaggaaatttttggtttcttttattttcttacaaaATTTCTCAGGATCCGAACAGAATGATAAGAATATTAAAAGTaggttaaaatttgaaattaacgaagaaaagaaaaactaaaagaatttaataaataataaaacaagtaACTTTAAGAACACACATATAAACGGAGAACAGAGGAAGCCCTAAAACCCAACAATTAGAAATAgtgaaggacaaaaaaaaaccaaaaaaaacctGAATGCCCTTCTTGGAGCGCTTTTTCCTGTGAGAAGAAGACGTTTTGCCCATCTGTGTTTACCTgcaaaagacccaaaaaaaaaaaaaaaaaaaaaaaaaaaacaaacaaacaatcgAGGAATTTGGAATATTGACCCAAATGGGAATTGAGGGGAACGAGGAAGAGTGAAGCaaaatccaaccaaaaaaaaaaaaaaaggccaaaattgAGCGTCGGGGTTTCTTTCTTCAGAATCCAGAAACGAATGCAATACGTGGCCTTCTACataaattccttcctttctttctttcttctctctccgTCTCTGTCTTTGCCTTTTCTCCAACCACCTTTTATAAGTGGTCTATTTTCATAGTCAATTCTTTAGCACTAAATAGTTTTATTAGTGACAGATTGTAAGGCCcaataatttcttttccttcgGTGCAAAGCTGGACCAACTCAGAGTAAGGCCCAAAAAGCCTCTTTTGAGGGCCTTGAGATTCCCACGTAGATTTTGTTACCCAGAAAAGCGCCAGCCCTCAAGTTCACTgcaggtttatttatttattttaataattttaatattaatcgatagtaattaaatatatttatcaactatcaaatcaatttaaaaaattgaaaaataaaaaacataaatagaagatgaaagtttttagttttttttttctttattaacatatattttatgattaatatgtttaataaacTCTAATTAATATCaactaaaattaacaaattattaaaataagaaaactatatacaattttaaaaaaataaaaataaaaataaatctgtTATAAAACCagtgtaatttttaattttgtattttattggaGGTGGATTCCTAGTCCTAAAAGAGCTTGTTTGGcacaaacaaatatttaaaagtattttccaataattttgttttaagaaaaataactttCTAGAGGAAATTTGATACCTATGAAATCATTCCTAAACTGTCTCTTGTTAGTAACAAAACCTGATatacataatacatatataataaattaatattctaCTAGCTTAACcttttgaaataaatgataatttaacatGGTAGCATAACacaaaattctaaaaatctAAATTCGAACCTCACTGCAGTCACATCACCATCCATTTAATAAATTGACACTTataatacataataaatatataatgaatttGTTCCGatcaaattgataatttaatcaaatttgataaacCAGACTTAGAATAATCCAATCCCTTATTCCAAAGCCTagtgttttttaatttaatcaaatttgataaacCAGACTTAGAATAATCCAATCCCATATTCCAACCAAGCCTAgtgtttaaaaaaatgtttgagGGTGTTTAAGCTTGCCATTTGCTACACTTTCTTCTTCGAAAAGAAGGCTAAAATGGTGATGCAAGACTTtacccctaaaaaaaaaaaaaaaaaccaaaacaaaacaaaacaaaaaacaaaaagacaaatttcattgtattcaaattttattattatcggacagatttacatatatgtatatatatatatatatatatatttcccgtGTTCTTCACAGTTGTTGAAGATTGAAGATCATAAGCATCTTTCAGCATCAGAGCCTTGATGTCTTTGAACAGCTATGAAAGACAATAGAGTGTCTTTTAAGTTTAAGCATCTTCAGCATCACTCATGCTAGGACGGGTATTAATATAGAATCCCGTTGAAAAATCCACTTCATCGACAATCCTCCCCCTGTGTTTTTGTGTTAcgaaaaatttatttaactttttgcaCGCTTATATTTCAGGAAGGAATGACACTAATGAAAACTGAGTTTACCATTAAAATATCAAGGAAGTCTTACCtttcaagtataaattttcccTCTTTGTACTTCTGGCTTTTCTCATGTGCAGCCTCCTAGGAAAGCGAAGCGATAATAAAATGTTTAGAGAGCATAACAATGGCAAAAGAAAATCAGGTCTAACAGATATCTACATGACCTTACAACCAAACCCCTCGTTCAGCCTAAATTGAAACTTGCTCAAACATGTTTGTATTAAGTGGAGTGACTGTATGTATGTTTGCGCATGTACGTGTGTGCGAGTgtgagacagagagagagagagggagagagattaCATATTTCCAGCCAACAATTTGTCCACAAAAGCAGCAAAATATATCAGCCACGGTATGCTGTCCTGAGAGCATCATCCTTTCTTCTAATGCTCCAACATTGATGTTTACCCTGGAGATTAACACCAAGACCCAAAAAACAAGTATGCATATAGACTACGAATCTTCTAAAatctatagatatattataaacaaataCTTTCTCCATTAAACATAGATAGGAAATAAGATAGTAGTATTAATCTTAAATAGTAGCTTCCATGATTACAAATTTTATctacaattttgtttttttccctgtGAAAAACTGTTCTATCAAATTTGTTAATGAAATAAGGCATATTATATAAACTTTTTCCAAAGAAATAAATGTTGCAATAATATGAATGGAAGTCGCTTCTGTATGATGAGAGATCAGGGGATCATTCTCCGTTATGATATGTCAACTTCGAGGTGTTCTTACACCATGAAGCATCTACGAGACCCATAATCTTGCAATTTAACCTTAAACAATTAGAATTGGTTTGCTTATATACTGTGTGGTACCAATAAAACTAATTCAGCAATACTAGTGCTTGAAAGAACTTCAAAGAACCTAACTACATATAACAAGTAAATGATGAAACAACAGAAATCCTGACAAACATGCCTTCCAAAAATCAAGTTTCCGAACTGAGATTAAAGAAGAGATAGAACTCACGCATGATTGAAGAGGTATGCCTTTCCCCGGCGGCTGTGAAAAGCCTGACCAATTCATAAGGGAATTCAGAtttgaaataattcaaaaatctaGCTGTACTGTCCCGATAATACATTATAGGTGTATGACAATTAACTAAGAATAACTAACTATTTAGAATAAGTCctgcaatgaaaaataaattaagtttgATCTGTCCACTAAAGATTTGGTTGAATATTCAGTTTCTAAGgaataataattatatcaaGTCAATACCATAAGCAGCTTAATCTTAAACATCGGAAATATGTAAGAAAATCTCCAAAAGATgtaagaaaaaattgaagagaaTGATTGAAAGATCTGAAGATGAGGAACAATGACGATCTGAAACTACTTAACCACAAGCCCATTGCTTGATAGATTGTAACAATGTCATAGACATTCAATGACCATATGAACTCTTTGTTAGATTACCATCAATCCCAAAGTACAAGTTGGATTTGAATGCTTCAGAAAATAAGCTCTTATGCAGTGTTAACTTACCACTTCTATCAAAAGTTTAAAACAATAAGGAAGTTGGCCAAAACTAACAAGCAGGCAATTCAAACTGTGTTTCCTTCCCCCCTCATTTTGTTAAATCAATTTGTTTACTAATAACAACCTTTCCAACAACAAATTACCTTGTTTAGCAGAAAGATGCACACTTAGCTACCTCTAATCTTTGGTATGTAAAGTATTTCCAAGATTCATATTTTTAGGCTTCTCTCACCTACCATAAGGTTGCAATTGTTCGAGGTTTTTTCCAGGGTATACCGAATGAGATAGTGGGATGTGAAGAAGGCACTCTCAACAACATGCAGCAGAAACAAAAGGAATAGCTCAAGATATTGAGACGGCTCAAATTAGAACTACAGGTGATGCCTAGCATTATGTCTCCGAAAAGCAGATCGGGGTCTTTGGCAGTCTCCTCTCTGCGGGCAAAACAGCAAAACTATGTAATCAGGTCATGCAAGGGTAGATTTACTAACCGGAAGTAACTGTACGGTTTCAGGAAATCCCTGATACTGGGGTTTTCAATATTTCAATAAGAATTTATGAGCATCTTCTTTGGCTACCATGCCAACTCCCTAACCAACAACAAAAGAAATAGGAAACATTGTTAGCTCACACCTTAGAAAAGTCTGTTTAGACTGCCTTCAATTTGGGCAATCAGCATGGTTGATCATCAGGTCCAGAGTTACCACCAAAAAGTAGTTAATGCCCCTTTAAACTGCAACCAGACTGAACAGTCCAGAAAGAAGCagaaaatttcttttatatgcTCTTTCTCCCCCCATTTGGTGTATCAAAAATAACTAATTAGAAAACCTcatggattaaaattagaatacaaaaacatAACTTGCAAGGCACCCTCTTCTACAATGGCAAAAATCTTACTCAATTACTTGTTAATTATATCAAAAAAGAGgggcaaaataaaaattaagagcACGAAACCCGTAGCTCCAGCTTCTAGATCAAGTAACATATGGAGTTCTTATCCCTTTTCCACAGACCATTAATCTCATTTCCTCTGAAACAACATATTAGGACCTTTCCTCACACACCCACATTAAAAGGAGCTTCAAAAACTCTGTAATttcgagatatatatatatatatatatatatgttaagcaAGCAACAAGTTTTCTAACAAGAGAGAATTTTTGCAGTAGCTAAGAAAATCAAATCCTCGTATAAAATGGTGAAAACGAAGAGATCACAAAGAAGAAATACCCGTGAGACAAGATCATTAGCAAGGGCCAACTGGGTCTTACAGAACTTGCATCTATAACACCTTCCCTCCAACTCTACCACAAATATCCTTCccatcttctttcttcttcagaGAATTTTTAGAAAACCAAATATTTCAGATAGACAGGTAAGAGATTagagacagacagacagacagacagagGATTAGATTCAGTGATGCACAGTGTCACATGCCATCGAATAACAGTTTTCCAACACCTAACTACGTCACCACGTGTCCTTCTCAAGTATACTACACCAACctctttctttgtaattttctgTCACTTTAATTATACTCTAATCCTAATctctttaatataataatatttaaaagtatttaacaCAGAGATACGATATTATTTCTTAATTATATCCACAAAAGTCATTCGCTATTCCAAATGACAacatttttacattaattatcagaaaagaaaaaaataaaagaaacacgAATATGAcaatttttaagatttattttgattcgaataaatttggtttatttgggTTTTTGAACAAGAATAGGCCATGGAATACCCAATAAGGAATATATATTATCCAAAAGTGATGACACATTGGGCCATAGATTGAGCTTTTACGCAACTTCCATGATTCtatgaaattaaaaagtatTGTCCTCAATGGGTGGTTCCAATTTAATAATACAGAAACAAAACTCCAACACTTATCCACCATTGAAATTTGAATATAACGTTCGTCtggcaaaaataataaataaatgggcAAATGCTACTCGCTGCAAATATTTTATGCAGTCTGTCGGAGAATTTCATTAGAACACCACTCTCATTCAACAGCTTCTTAGAAAATTCTTCTTCCCTCCTGAGTACCATCTAAAAACAAATCAGAAGTTTTCTTCTTGTAACTTTTACTAGATATAGGAAGGGATTTGCCATTAAGTAGTTGGTAATGACTGATGAGACAGTGGTGGTGGAGTATATGATACTGCTAATATACATAGTTTGAAGCATCTTTTGAAATATTGGTTAATTgggattttcctttttctattttttgatataaatataaaaataagaactCAATTcattataaaagaaaacattAACTTTGTTACTAAATTATTCTGTAAAATCTCCTTAAATATGGATTAAgttcaagaaattaaatcatAAGCCAAGCCTTGACTA is a window from the Ziziphus jujuba cultivar Dongzao chromosome 11, ASM3175591v1 genome containing:
- the LOC107432543 gene encoding uncharacterized protein LOC107432543, translated to MGKTSSSHRKKRSKKGIQARMKKKNKNRRRRYESKKLRRHDNSDDDSRTSVSVSSYSSSSEDDNHRGKRARSRTRKDVIGKKRTRNRSSSPESSEDSPHVGKRKRSKKKYDYEAKKKIHAKKKPRRYASDSSTSSRSLSCSTCSDRSISSHEIETKRYTSRHRKDERHKRNLEEVKIRSKRSRYRSRSRSLCSCSESSDYQSDQKVLGENTFRRLRSVITVTEKDNEGRELNRDEHKEEIIYFNDDYPSCRSNDSNEGGSKREGDYYSHVGSEKDLGLENVQGDEAVVSDVRISKVENHGEGQYNGSIPACDELQINHPVNEKVSEVSGAISSQSGDDLESLLRQRALENLKRYRGGLQTIEKTAANQKNKNYGDVNHSSSLKPESVQNKFLKTDGPRLVGAKSSKEDDAEVVGSNKTKLVKVIRVPTVGKDVACSSQNDENVLDGNTGGNESLSVSAKQNIGHPTEQMTISGNPNEKVKSTGTVQPKLATAVVVRHSSKTHSTIQQALVSQEHPGGKVLVSKSSPDETAAKTAPTFNRSNNNNGLDVNNTSGSGAPEPSTCLNSATGENRSDIMQDEVKDGSQFEQKTMSVMRGGEMVQVSYKVYIPKKAPALARRQLKR
- the LOC107432466 gene encoding protein yippee-like At5g53940, which codes for MGRIFVVELEGRCYRCKFCKTQLALANDLVSRAFHSRRGKAYLFNHAVNINVGALEERMMLSGQHTVADIFCCFCGQIVGWKYEAAHEKSQKYKEGKFILERGRIVDEVDFSTGFYINTRPSMSDAEDA